A single window of Gossypium hirsutum isolate 1008001.06 chromosome A10, Gossypium_hirsutum_v2.1, whole genome shotgun sequence DNA harbors:
- the LOC107887823 gene encoding uncharacterized protein has product MENEFLSKVEDNATVRAWSERLQSERGDSLAEGYVSELQDFTRVNVVQNELQELRDIWASWNEGIKQLFYQNYGDLSYLLDIRVDKNLFRALVQFWNSAYKCFTFGETGLVPTMEEYTILLRCPKIQVRKTYARVFSSQTFVKKLMSISGMSEPWVTTRIQQKGDSKCIPWENLRDLILTHPDERKRVDIFALSIYGLVIFPKALRHVDETVIDLFDRLEKGIISVPAILAETHFWKVDKVSYRVSSEGYFPLKEEAAIQRRSNILEEKWMDILQNLKEGDIEWRAYWMVPDEIMYRCVNFDWVPLLGIWGATEYTPLLALRQYKSRQFVPTTYGLAQSEFSFKGSHYKKRVRELSDAWKQTCWMKRLAVGSMVTPEYSEWFKKRINDNIPRPSLENARPIREKLHVAPSELEIIRQDFEKKNSDLGKKIKQLEEEKMHLTLDADA; this is encoded by the exons atggagaatgaatttcttagtaaAGTCGAGGATAATGCAACCGTTCGTGCATGGTCAGAGAGGCTGCAATCGGAGAGAGGGGATAGCTTGGCAGAAGGGTATGTATCGGAGCTGCAAGATTTCACTCGCGTCAATGTAGTACAGAACGAGCTGCAAgagttgagagacatttgggcTAGTTGGAATGAAGGAATCAAGCAATTGTTTTACCAAAATTATGGTGACCTATCCTACCTGCTAGACATTAGAGTGGATAAGAATTTGTTCCGAGCCTTGGTACAATTTTGGAATTCTGCGtacaagtgtttcacttttggagaaACGGGTTTGGTACCTACCATGGAGGAATACACTATTTTGCTCAGGTGTCCCAAAATTCAAGTCCGGAAGACTTATGCTCGGGTTTTTAGTAGTCAGACTTTTGTGAAGAAACTGATGAGCATTTCTGGGATGAGCGAACCTTGGGTCACTACTCGGAttcagcaaaaaggagatagcaaATGTATCCCTTGGGAGAATTTGCGAGATTTGATCTTGACACATCCAGATGAAAGAAAGAGGGTTGATATATTTGCCTTAAGCATCTACGGATTAGTGATCTTTCCTAAGGCTTTGAGACATGTGGACGAGACAGTCATTGACTTGTTTGATCGCCTTGAAAAGGGAATCATATCGGTACCGGCAATATTGGCAGAAAC gcacttttggaaggtagacaAAGTTTCCTATCGAGTCTCCTCCGAGGGTTATTTCCCGTTAAAAGAAGAAGCAGCTATACAAAGGAGATCGAATATCTTAGAGGAGAAGTGGATGGACATTCTTCAGAACCTCAAGGAGGGGGATATCGAGTGGAGAGCTTATTGGATGGTTCCTGACGAGATCATGTACCGATGTGTTAACTTCGATTGGGTGCCATTgttaggaatttggggagctaccgAGTATACTCCACTGTTAGCCTTAAGGCAATATAAGTCGAGGCAGTTTGTACCCACGACCTATGGGCTTGCTCAGAGTGAATTCTCATTTAAAGGTTCTCATTATAAGAAGAGAGTTCGGGAGTTATCGGATGCTTGGAAGCAAACTTGTTGGATGAAGAGGTTAGCCGTCGGTTCCATGGTAACGCCCGAGTATAGTGAGTGGTTTAAGaagaggattaatgataatattcCTAGGCCCAGCTTGGAGAATGCTCGACCTATTAGGGAAAAATTACATGTCGCCCCATCAGAATTGGAAATTATAAGGCAAGATTTCGAGAAGAAGAACTCAGATCTCGGGAAGAAGATCAAACAGTTAGAAGAAGAGAAGATGCATCTAACGTTAGACGCTGATGCTTAG